In Erpetoichthys calabaricus chromosome 2, fErpCal1.3, whole genome shotgun sequence, a genomic segment contains:
- the LOC114643396 gene encoding transmembrane protein 80-like isoform X3, with product MESTGKGISDKGGNGQVLSYPDGNLAVDLVLLFIMIFVEAIRLYLGSKGNLREEKVPMGISLALTCGSAMLSVYFLVWQTYVLRADIIINAILLIIYCLESVLDIIAIAAFASAYA from the exons ATGGAATCCACAGGAAAAGGGATATCAGACAAAGGGGGAAATG GCCAGGTTTTAAGCTACCCTGATGGCAATTTGGCAGTGGACTTGGTCTTGCTTTTTATCATGATATTTGTGGAGGCAATCAGACTATACCTGG gTTCAAAGGGCAATTTAAGAGAGGAGAAAGTTCCCATGGGAATTAGTCTTGCTCTCACATGTGGAAGTGCTATGCTTTCTGTTTACTTCTTGGTGTGGCAGACTTATGTTCTGAGGGCTGATATAATCATTAATGCTATCCTGTTAATCATCTATTGTCTGGAAAGTGTGCTTGACATCATAGCAATTGCTGCTTTTGCCAG TGCTTATGCATAG
- the LOC114643396 gene encoding transmembrane protein 80-like isoform X4 → MATRIGQVLSYPDGNLAVDLVLLFIMIFVEAIRLYLGSKGNLREEKVPMGISLALTCGSAMLSVYFLVWQTYVLRADIIINAILLIIYCLESVLDIIAIAAFASAYA, encoded by the exons GCCAGGTTTTAAGCTACCCTGATGGCAATTTGGCAGTGGACTTGGTCTTGCTTTTTATCATGATATTTGTGGAGGCAATCAGACTATACCTGG gTTCAAAGGGCAATTTAAGAGAGGAGAAAGTTCCCATGGGAATTAGTCTTGCTCTCACATGTGGAAGTGCTATGCTTTCTGTTTACTTCTTGGTGTGGCAGACTTATGTTCTGAGGGCTGATATAATCATTAATGCTATCCTGTTAATCATCTATTGTCTGGAAAGTGTGCTTGACATCATAGCAATTGCTGCTTTTGCCAG TGCTTATGCATAG
- the LOC114643396 gene encoding transmembrane protein 80-like isoform X1, producing MATRIGRSATVLSSVPLQILFFLNVVYFVFYFLATLLMIIYKSQVLSYPDGNLAVDLVLLFIMIFVEAIRLYLGSKGNLREEKVPMGISLALTCGSAMLSVYFLVWQTYVLRADIIINAILLIIYCLESVLDIIAIAAFASAYA from the exons CTTTCTTCTGTACCACTAcaaatacttttctttttaaatgttgtctattttgtattttacttcttGGCAACACTTTTGATGATCATTTATAAAA GCCAGGTTTTAAGCTACCCTGATGGCAATTTGGCAGTGGACTTGGTCTTGCTTTTTATCATGATATTTGTGGAGGCAATCAGACTATACCTGG gTTCAAAGGGCAATTTAAGAGAGGAGAAAGTTCCCATGGGAATTAGTCTTGCTCTCACATGTGGAAGTGCTATGCTTTCTGTTTACTTCTTGGTGTGGCAGACTTATGTTCTGAGGGCTGATATAATCATTAATGCTATCCTGTTAATCATCTATTGTCTGGAAAGTGTGCTTGACATCATAGCAATTGCTGCTTTTGCCAG TGCTTATGCATAG
- the LOC114643396 gene encoding transmembrane protein 80-like isoform X2, translating into MATRIGRSATVLSSVPLQILFFLNVVYFVFYFLATLLMIIYKSQVLSYPDGNLAVDLVLLFIMIFVEAIRLYLGSKGNLREEKVPMGISLALTCGSAMLSVYFLVWQTYVLRADIIINAILLIIYCLESVLDIIAIAAFAR; encoded by the exons CTTTCTTCTGTACCACTAcaaatacttttctttttaaatgttgtctattttgtattttacttcttGGCAACACTTTTGATGATCATTTATAAAA GCCAGGTTTTAAGCTACCCTGATGGCAATTTGGCAGTGGACTTGGTCTTGCTTTTTATCATGATATTTGTGGAGGCAATCAGACTATACCTGG gTTCAAAGGGCAATTTAAGAGAGGAGAAAGTTCCCATGGGAATTAGTCTTGCTCTCACATGTGGAAGTGCTATGCTTTCTGTTTACTTCTTGGTGTGGCAGACTTATGTTCTGAGGGCTGATATAATCATTAATGCTATCCTGTTAATCATCTATTGTCTGGAAAGTGTGCTTGACATCATAGCAATTGCTGCTTTTGCCAGGTGA